The following proteins are co-located in the Pseudomonadota bacterium genome:
- a CDS encoding transposase zinc-binding domain-containing protein, whose product MLHKVVRENLEEFLREARGGSEDGEGVPDFVVDELRKFLSCGSLSGGFARLKCEKCGKERLIPFSCKRRTSCPSCAGRRMAELAAHLVDSVFPLVPVRQWVLSVPFALRYRLAWDHALSLKVLRI is encoded by the coding sequence GTGCTGCACAAGGTCGTTCGGGAAAACCTCGAGGAGTTTCTCCGCGAGGCACGCGGCGGGTCAGAGGACGGGGAGGGCGTCCCGGACTTCGTCGTGGACGAGCTGCGGAAGTTCCTGTCGTGCGGCTCGCTCTCGGGTGGTTTTGCGCGGCTGAAGTGCGAGAAGTGCGGGAAGGAAAGACTCATTCCTTTCTCGTGCAAGCGCCGCACGTCGTGCCCGAGCTGCGCGGGACGGCGAATGGCGGAGCTTGCCGCGCACCTCGTCGATTCGGTGTTTCCGCTCGTGCCCGTGCGGCAGTGGGTGCTCAGCGTGCCGTTCGCGCTGCGCTACAGGCTGGCTTGGGATCACGCGTTGAGCCTCAAGGTTCTTCGGATCT
- the nifS gene encoding cysteine desulfurase NifS, which produces MRTVYLDNNATTQVAPEVVEAMMPFFTERYGNPSSMHDFGGSVGKVIEDAREKVAACLGAEQASEILFTSCGTESDNTAIRSALLSRKGRKRVLTTRVEHPAVLNVARQLEREGFDVTYLPVDRDGLLDLDLLREKMDAEVALVSVMAANNETGVIFPFEEIARIAHEHDALFHTDAVQAVGKIPIRLADSDIDLLALSGHKLNAPKGIGALYIRRGQRFRPFLLGGHQERGRRGGTENVPGIAALGKAAEIAAEHVCDERTRVRALRDRLEAELLKIPGTRLNGHKEQRLPGTSNVSFKNVEGEAILLMLNQEGICASSGSACTSGTLEPSHVLRAMGVPFNFAHGSVRFSLGRYNTDADVDRVLEVMPPLIARLREISPFRD; this is translated from the coding sequence ATGCGCACGGTGTACCTGGACAACAACGCGACGACGCAGGTGGCCCCCGAGGTCGTCGAGGCGATGATGCCGTTCTTCACCGAGAGGTATGGCAACCCGTCGAGCATGCACGACTTCGGCGGCTCGGTGGGCAAGGTGATCGAGGACGCGCGGGAGAAGGTCGCGGCGTGCCTCGGCGCCGAGCAGGCGTCGGAGATCCTGTTCACGAGCTGCGGCACCGAGTCGGACAACACCGCGATCCGGTCGGCGCTCCTGTCCCGCAAGGGGCGCAAGCGCGTGCTGACGACGCGCGTCGAGCACCCCGCGGTGCTCAACGTGGCGCGCCAGCTCGAGCGCGAGGGCTTCGACGTCACCTACCTCCCCGTGGATCGCGACGGGCTGCTCGATCTCGACCTCCTGCGGGAGAAGATGGACGCCGAGGTCGCGCTCGTCTCGGTCATGGCCGCGAACAACGAGACCGGCGTGATCTTCCCGTTCGAGGAGATCGCCCGCATCGCGCACGAGCACGACGCGCTGTTCCACACCGACGCCGTGCAGGCGGTCGGGAAGATCCCGATCCGGCTCGCCGACAGCGACATCGATCTCCTCGCGCTCTCGGGCCACAAGCTGAACGCGCCCAAGGGGATCGGCGCGCTCTACATCCGGCGCGGCCAGCGGTTCCGGCCGTTCCTGCTCGGCGGGCACCAGGAGCGCGGGCGGCGCGGCGGCACCGAGAACGTGCCCGGGATCGCGGCGCTCGGCAAGGCGGCGGAGATCGCGGCCGAGCACGTGTGCGACGAGCGGACCCGGGTCCGCGCCCTGCGCGACCGGCTCGAGGCAGAGCTGCTCAAGATCCCGGGGACGCGGCTCAACGGGCACAAGGAGCAGCGGCTGCCGGGCACGTCCAACGTGAGCTTCAAGAACGTCGAGGGCGAGGCGATCCTGCTCATGCTGAACCAGGAGGGGATCTGCGCGTCGTCCGGCTCGGCGTGCACCTCCGGCACGCTGGAGCCGTCGCACGTCCTGCGCGCCATGGGCGTGCCGTTCAACTTCGCGCACGGCTCGGTGCGGTTCTCCCTCGGCCGGTACAACACCGACGCGGACGTCGACCGCGTGCTCGAGGTGATGCCGCCCCTCATCGCGCGGCTCCGCGAGATCTCGCCGTTTAGGGATTGA